The window GTATTTCGCAAGCACGGCGAGATTGTACGTGCCGATTTTGTTCGCCGTATCACCATTAAGAGCGATTCGATCCGCTCCCACAATGACACACGTCACCATCTTATGGGCGAAGGTGTGGGCAGCCATGTTGTCTGTGATGAGGATAAATGGAATATCGGCCTCCCTCAACTCCCAGGCTGTCAGGCGGGCCCCCTGCAACAGGGGACGTGTCTCATTCACGATCACTTTAAATCCCCCTGTCCGGCCACCGTCTGTCATTGATGAAAATGCCGAATGGATAACGCCCAATGCCGTCCCGTAACCTCCCGTCGCAAGCCCTCCGGCGTTGCAGTAGGTCATTACACTGCCCTCCTCCGGGATAAGTTTCTTGCCGAGCTGCCCCAGAGTCTTGCACATGTCAATGTCTTCGACGTGAATGTTCTCTGCCTCCCGGATAAGGAGTTTTACGCTTTCCTGTACTGTCCGACTTCTTTCGAGGATTCTCACCATACGTTTAAGAGCCCACGAGAGATTGACGGCGGTGGGACGCGAAGACTCAATCTCTCTCCTCATTCCCCTCAGTTTCTCTGCCAAGACGGACTGACTATCCGCCTTGATGCTCTGGGCACCTAGGGCAAATGCGTATCCTGCGGCTACCCCAATGGCTGGAGCTCCGCGGATCGCCAGTCGCCGTATTGCATCGCATACCACCTGATAATCTGAAGTTTCAACAAATTCCACTTTGTTGGGAAGAAGTGTCTGATCGAGAAACCGAAGGGAATTGCCCTGCCATTGAAGGTGCCGAACCACACCGTTGTGCACAAGATTCAAAGCTACTCCTTCCATCTCATCGACCTTGCAACGTAACAGGTTTTCGCAAAATGCTCCACCCTCTCAACTCTCCAGTAGGCCTCCTCAAGGTACCTACTCAGCGTGAGCGCGTCTTCCCAGTAAAACTGATACCATCACACTTTCTTACTGTGGGTCAGATCGACGTCACAAAAGTGATCGTACCAGCGTGGATTTTCGTTGGAAATCATGGTTGTTTTGACCAAAACGGAAATATTCCGAAAATACGATCAAACATTCTAACCTGGATTATCCGCAGGATCTCGAGATAAGATTCGCCGTCTCCAAGGGAGTCCCTGTGACCCGCAGGGTCTCCTCCGGAGGGAGAAGAACATGAAGGAAAAGAAAGACAAAAGAAATAGGCACTCAGGAGCAACATATTGATAGTTAATGTTTCAACATTGAGAGGACGGAGGCCTGATCCAAGCTAAATAAGACCATTATCGTAACTTCGCGTTTCTCAATTTCCGTTCGGTTCAACAATCACTTTCAGGGAATCTGACCCATCTTCAACCAAGTTGAACCCAAGCTGAATCTCATCTAATCCGATCCTATGGGTGATCATTTCGCTCACAGGTATAGCTCTGCTGGAAATCAAGGCGAGGGCCTCTCTATGGTCATCCGGAGAACCAGCATAAGTAGTCGTAATCGTAACATCCCGCTTAAAGAACACTTCATTAATGTTAAGACTAAAAGTCGTTCCGGGATGAGC is drawn from Candidatus Neomarinimicrobiota bacterium and contains these coding sequences:
- the mtnA gene encoding S-methyl-5-thioribose-1-phosphate isomerase, producing MEGVALNLVHNGVVRHLQWQGNSLRFLDQTLLPNKVEFVETSDYQVVCDAIRRLAIRGAPAIGVAAGYAFALGAQSIKADSQSVLAEKLRGMRREIESSRPTAVNLSWALKRMVRILERSRTVQESVKLLIREAENIHVEDIDMCKTLGQLGKKLIPEEGSVMTYCNAGGLATGGYGTALGVIHSAFSSMTDGGRTGGFKVIVNETRPLLQGARLTAWELREADIPFILITDNMAAHTFAHKMVTCVIVGADRIALNGDTANKIGTYNLAVLAKYHGIPFYVAAPTSTVDAGIESGRDIPIEHRGEEEITHIAGHQTAPPGTSVTNPAFDVTPSNLISAIITEKAICEAPYRDSFERIL